Within Sorghum bicolor cultivar BTx623 chromosome 2, Sorghum_bicolor_NCBIv3, whole genome shotgun sequence, the genomic segment CTCTGCCCCAAAGCTACCTCCTCTCATCCCATGGCTCCATCCCAAGTGAGGGAGAACTATTAATTAATATATAATAGAGACCATTAATGATTGTTCTCGTGATCACTTATCACTGTTGCACAAAAAAGACAACTCATAAAATGAAACCTATGCCAAGTGATGTTCTATGAGAACTGAACTAACTCCACAAAATTCAGAAATTGAAACTCCTGCTAAAATCCTGAAAACTGAAACAAATTGCATAACAAAAATTCACTCATTGAATACACTGTAGCTGCTACGGGAAAGTTGTAATAGGTAACAAacaaaacaacataataaaaccTACATCAATGCTAGAGaacttgtatttatctaccaggGCAAACAGAACTCACCTAGTGCAATTCAAGCAATAACTCAAATGGCAATTGGCCGGAAACTTGTAACCCTTATATAAACTGCGAAGGTCAGTGTGATTTTAGCATACTAGAACATTTGGCGCCCTTCGGGCGCCCTACCATGATTTCAAaaataaataactttaactgTCATGTATGAGTAATATAATACCAAATAACACTGCAAATAGTAACCGATAATTATACTATGTTCATACATACTTTGTAACTACAGCCAATTAAGTTGGAACCATGTAAATATACTGTAAAATACATAAGGATTGTCGAAACATATGTGATTTTACAATCCTCTCTTCTCAAGTCTCATGCAACAGAATCTTGTTACCTTCTTCAATTTTCATCTCTGTCCTTTCAGCCATGCAAGAATTCACCATTTCCACAGCCTGAAACTCGGTGTTAACTATCAGAATAAATCACTAAAACACTAAGAAATTGGATGCATATACACACTTAATTTGCAACTCAAACATATATATGCATAGTATGAAGAATTTTCTGCAAATAAGAAATTGAAATTTAGAGATCATTCAATGCGCTGCTAACAGCCCTAAAATAACTATCCTGCCCTGGAGATCGATCAATATAGGCGCTCCACTGGCGATCTTCTAACACCGGATCTTTGTAGCATATTTCAGTACATTTTCCTATGCCTGGGGAGTTCACAACAAGTAAGTTGCCATGCACACTACAAATACAGCATCAAGAAGACGCAATACCATACTTTTCACAAATACTTACGACTTTACGAGCATACACGTTAGCAGAAGCAGACAGACACGACACTATGACAGGAGCCAGAGAGACCTAGTGCTAACAATCAATTCTTAATCGACAGAGAAACTAAAAAACTGAACGAGCTACTCTGAAATCAAGCAATTTAGCTCCAGGAAGAGCTAAATCCAGGGGATGATACGCAGCAACAGCCATTCGTTCGGCTTCCGCATCAAGTATACTCACACTCATCCCAGGTGTCGCCGTCCGCGTTGCACCCCTTCTTGCAGAACACCCTCCCTGTAGATAATAAAACCCAAATGGCAGAAAGGAGAGGAGAAGATAAGGGAAGACCCGTTAGCTTGGAGTGAAGCAAAGCAACCAAATGATTTCGCGGCGGGGGCAAGGTGGACCGAGGCACTGACATGGGATCTGCACGAGGCTCGCGTACTTCTTGGTGCAGCAGCTGCCGCACGGCGGCGTCCAGTCGCCGGAGAACATCCTGGCCTGCCTCCGGCGCAAATACCTCCCGCGTCTCGCACGGACACGGATCGGTAGGCGAAGCGAGCGGCAGCGGGACCACGGCTGCCGAAGGATGCTGGTGCGCGGACCCCGGTAAAGGGGGAGGCGAGGGGCAGAGGGCCAGGTGGGGATAAGGCCGGGGTGCAGGGGCGGCTGTTCGTCCACGGTGCCGGGGCGCAGGGGAAGCTATGCGTCCGCGGGGCGCAGgggcccggcggcggcggagggggtGGCGGCGCGGGTGGGAGATGAGAGGAAGGGATAAGGGTGGGTGATGGGCCAGGCCTCAATTATTTTAGGGTTCAagtcctttgccgactgcttcatgaacaggcagtcggcaaaggccctaaaacatgtatttttttctttttctttttcagccataacttgctctaaattttttgaattttttaacATAGGCTCCACATATGATTTTGTGACACCTCGACAAATTTCgtaattttgtgatattttttgttataTTTCGTTAATTAATTTTCTTTTAATTAAATTTTTCCTCCGCATAATCCAACTTTAAACTGTAGGTGCATTAAATAATGAAACTTAGGCATTAGAAAAATAATACTCATGTAGAAGAGTTTATTTTCAGGCCGTGTCCAGAAACTCATCTAAAATTTTGAAATACTTGTCTACGGAACATGACCATCCAGGTGTGGTATAAGtgctttttaattatataaaattcaagCGACGTCGGAAAATTATgaaacttgttgaggtgtcatATTATCACATGTGGAGCATatgataaaaaaattaaaaagtttagaGAAAGTTGCGACATCAGATGTATAAAACCTAGACATCCCCTCATGTGTTGATGTGTGGGTTTTCAACATTTGACGTTCCAACTTGCTCTAAACtttctcaaaaaaattttatAGCATCCATAtatgataacatgacacctcgaCAAATTTCGTAATTTTGTGacattttttgctatattttattaattaatttcttttaatTGAATTTTTCGCCGCATAATCCAATTTTGAACTGCAAGTGCATGAAATAATGAAACTTAGGCAtttgaaaaatgatattcatgttgaaAAGTTTATTTTTAGACCATATCCAAAAACTgacccaaaattttgaagtcctTGTCCACTGAACATGACCATCCAGGTGTGGTAGAAGtgctttttaattatataaaattcaaacgaagtaagaaaattatgaaacttgttgtggtgtcatgttatcatatgtggagcctatgataaaatttttaaaaagttTGGAGAAAGTTACGACGTCAGATATGTAAAACCCACACATCTCCCGCATGTGTTCACATGTGATCACATATAGAGATGTTTGGGTTTTCGACATTCGACGTTGCAACTTGCTCAAAACTTTCTCAAACTTTTATCATAGGCTTCACATGTAATAACATGACGACATCTCGtcaagtttcgtaattttccGACTTcgtttgaattttatataattaaaaattacCTATACCACACCTAGATGGTCATGTTCCATGGATAAGAcgtcaaaattttgggtgagtTTCTGGAAACAACCTTAAAATAGACTCtccaacatgaatatcattttttgaatgactaagtttcattatttgatgcacctgcagttcaaagtaGGATTCTGCGGCGGAAAATACaattaaagaaattaattaacaaaatatagcaaaaagggTCACAAAATCACGAAAGTTTTTAAGGTTCACTCTTActgcatgtggaggctatgaaaaaagtttgaggaagtttggagcaagtgatgacgtCAAATGTTCAAAACctaaatttaaattttaaaaataaaaaattttatctttgccgactgcctaacggcctggcaggtggcaaagaggACGGCAACGCCGTTAGTGCCCCGCCACCTTTGCCACCAGCtttcctttgccacctgccaagcagccacctttgccaccagcttttctttgccacctgccaggcagtcggcaaaggacgtctttgccgactgcttttctttgccacctgccaggataattgggcagtcggcaaagaaaatgTTTGCCGACTGCACTGtctttggcaggtggcaaagaattTTAGCAGTCGGCAAAGTCCAGTTTTCCTGTAGTGTAGAAATAAATCCTAAGTACCAATCCAGTGATTGAGTGTCCTCATATGATTTTATCTATGTACTTGAGCACTTTATCTTCTTCACACCACCTAGAATtccatccctctttatagtgtgGTGAAATCTAAACTCAAACTCAAAACATAAAGCGAGTTTTAGACCACTTGAGCTCGGACGCCTTCAAACTTCAAATTGAGGGGTACCATTTCATCCAAAGCATCCTTTATATCTTTCAAGGGACCAAAAGTTGCAATATGACTAGATGATCTCACTACTCCCTAATTTGGATGTTATTAACACACCAAAACCACAACAGGGGCAAATGCACTTTCACTCTTCATCGTCTTTGTATCCTTCGATAGTTCCATGTACTCCTATCCCCAAAACAAAAAGTGCATCCAAAACCATCTGGCTTAAGCAGAAACTCCACTacaaaaattgtgatcaaactcATTTAGGCACACACCAAAACATAACCAAAACTGCGAAAGGGTCTCTAGCTTAGTGGTTAGAGCACCTGAGTAGCACCAGCAGACCTGGGTTCGACTTCCCGTGGGAGCGAATTTAAACATATCTGCAttatcaaaaaataaaaaaataggctAGGGTTTCCTTGCTGACTTCGgtcaaaaaaaaacataacCAAAACTAGTCAATTGCTAACAAGATGAAGCAACATTACTAACTTTCTGCTTTGGGCACCTGTAAAAAACAAATCCGGTCTTCATTACCATTCTTGTTTGTTTTCCCCTTAAACCCAAGCACCCTATGCTGATCACACTTGGTGCACCGGATGAGTGACAACTCCGGCCTCTTCCACCACCATTTTCATGATTCGGACAAATTGGAAGATGACAAACCTAGCAGATGAGTTGGGCGGGGACAGACAGTGGGATGGTGGCAGATCCTCTCCTCGTCGATGAGGATGGCGACCTCAACAATGACAGAATGAGAGAACTAACGACTAGGATGGAGGCAAGCATCAGGATAGCGACAGATCCTCTCCTCGATGACAGTGAGAGTGAGGGCGAGGATGATGACAATGAAGGAGAAAAGCGATATAGTAGATGAGAGTTTTGGGGATTGAGCGATTAGGGATTCGAGTGGGCCTACACTACAAGAGAAACCCCTCTTTTGCAATGGATAGGTGACAACGCTGAATTTATTAGTTGCAAGGAGTACGTTGACAACGTTTATTAAACCGTTGGAAGCGTATCTGTATTCTTGTGAGCAGCCTTTGAGCTATGCGGGACTTGTAGTGCTGTCAGGTTGCTGCTCTTTAATTTCGATGACAGTGAGAGTGAGGGCGAGGATGATGACAATGAAGGAGAAAAGCGATATAGTAGATGAGAGTTTTGGGGATTGAGCGATTAGGGATTCGAGTGGGCCTACACTACAAGAGAAACCCCTCTTTTGCAATGGATAGGTGACAACGCTGAATTTATTAGTTGCAAGGAGTACGTTGACAACGTTTATTAAACCGTTGGAAGCGTATCTGTATTCTTGTGAGCAGCCTTTGAGCTATGCGGGACTTGTAGTGCTGTCAGGTTGCTGCtctttaatttaatttaatttaatcaATAAGCGGCAAAAACAGCAAAACTCTGGTTCGAACATGGAACCTCTAGGAACAGGTCACACCGCTACACCATGTAACCAGTAAAGTCATTAGCCATTTCCATTTTATTTCCTTACTAAATTTTACTTATAGTAAGAACAAGGCCGGATCCAATCCAACCCCTCGCCCCTATCATCCTGTACGAACCCTAATCAAGACCGCCGCCACTCTGCGTGGTGGTACAACGTCCGCGCCCCAAATCCCCTCCATGTTCATGGCGCATCGCTCCATCCTAATCACGACCAGCACCTGTTGTCTGCTCACCGGCGTCGCGACCAACCTCCCCCACTAATTCCTCCTCCTTCCTTTCGCAAAAATCCTCCTCCATCAGAGCAACTCAGGGCCGTCCAGGCGGGGCAGTGAGCTGCTCGGCGTGGGTTGGGGCAGCTGAAGCAGTGCATCAATAGGCAACACGTGCAGCTGGGTGACAccacaccagcagcagcagtggaCGCGGTTGTCGGCGAGATAGCGACTGCAGAGTGCCGAGCAGCAGGCCATTAGGTATGTCTTGAAGTCTCTAACTGATTAGGCCAATCAACCTGCACCCTCTTTGTCATTGAGATAGCAAAACAAATTGGTCAACTGGCAATTCAATGACGGTATGATTATTTGATTTCTTGCAAGTAATATGATTTGTTATGtacttatatttttttttgcatgCTTATATATGTGAACCAGATTGGCACCAAAGTCTACTTACAGAGCTGGAAAAATCAAAATAAGTCTGTTGCATTGGGTACAATATTAAGTTGTGATCCAACATAGAAACTTGATGGTGTTCAGCTAGGCAAAGAATTTTGGATGGTTCGTGTTAGTTTTGCAATTGTAGATGATGAACCATTGATACGACCATACAAAGGCTACAAGGTTATTGGAGACGTAGAAGGAGGAGTTATTGTTGCATGGCCCTCAACTTTTGTACGGTCTTTTCTATAACTCAATATAATTTTAGTTCTCAAACTTCTCATAAGTGTTATATTAAATTAATCCAACTTTTATTTGTAGATcaagaagataaatatatgatCACATCAGTGGAACGCTAGACTAAAGTGAAGGAAGGAGAAATGACATCTGCAGGCATACTAAGAGGGATCCCTTTATGTGTTTTAAATTTGCTTCGCATAGGAACTTGTACTCCGAACAAAACTTGTCATGAACTATGTGGATGATACTCATTGTACTGCAACAAATTCTTTATACTATATTTATATATGGTTGAGTGTGTTTATTTTGTATGTGTTGGATGGTCTTGCATTTTTTATTAAATTGTCTCAGAAATCTATAAGATATTATCTTTATTTAAAATGtctcaaaaattaaataattataTGATATTAATGACCGAATAATTATTTCTTACAACACATTTAAGTGTTGCAACAAACCAAATCTATATGTTACAACAAACCATAGAGGTCGATCTCctatggtttttacaaacacatatAAGTGTTGTCATAACCCATCATATCCGTTGCAACTTTGCAATGGTTATTAGTATAGTTTACCAACGCATAAATAAGTGTTGCAATAGATCCTTGCAACGCCACTTTAAGCAACACATATTAGATGCATTGGTATATACCTTGCCAACATATATAAAGACTTTTAGCAACGCATATTTGCGTTGCAAAAGGGGGTGTCATTTTGTAGTGCTAGGCCTATGTCATCACTGGATCTCATGTTGTAACCTGTCTGGATACTGCAGCAAGACATGGACCATGTTTAGGTACCTAAATGTGTGATTTGTGAATTTAGGAGACTGTGATGACACAATAACATAAGTTTAAGGACCATCAGTGGACTTCGCTCCTT encodes:
- the LOC8062041 gene encoding uncharacterized protein LOC8062041 gives rise to the protein MFSGDWTPPCGSCCTKKYASLVQIPWRVFCKKGCNADGDTWDECIGKCTEICYKDPVLEDRQWSAYIDRSPGQDSYFRAVSSALNDL